The genomic region ACGCCGCGCTCGCCGGATCCAAGGCCGGCGACGTCGTGCACGTCAAGCTGAAGGACGGCAAAGCAGCCATCGCCTTCATCGAGCAGGTCCCGCTCGCGGGCTGGACCCTCGCGATGGTCGTGCCCGAGGCCGAGATCCTCGCCCCAATCGCCAAGTTCCAAGCCTTCGGCTACGTGACCCTCGCCGTCGCCCTCCTCGTCCTGATCGTCATGCTGCTGATGCTCGCCAACCAGATCGCCCAGCCCCTGAGCCTCCTGAGCAAGGCCGCAGAGCACATGGCCCGGGGCGACACCAAGGTCGACGGGCTCCTGCCCAAGGCGACCGAAGGGGAGATGGGGCACCTGCGCGACGCCTTCCGGGCCATGGTCGCCCACCAGCAGACCATGGCCGAGGCGGCCGAGGCGATCGCCTCGGGGGATCTCAGCCGCACCGTCGTGCCCAAGGGCGCCTCCGACACCCTGGGTCTTGCCTTCGCCCGGATGACCTCCAACCTGCGCGACGTGGTGGCGCGGGTCCGTACCGCCTCGGACGTGGTCAGCCAGGGCGCCGAGCAGATCGGCAGCGCGAGCGGCGAGCTGACGCAGACCGTCCACGTCCAGGCCTCGAGCGCCGAGGAAACCTCGGCGGCGATGGAGGAGATGGCGGCCAACCTCCACTCGGTGGATTCGAGCGCCCAGGACCTCAGCCGCAAGGCCGAGGTGATCCGCGGCCAATCGAGCGAGCTCGCCGCCGCCGTCTCGCAAACCTCGAGCGCCATCGCCGAGCTCGCGGCCAGCATCCAGCAGGTGGCGGGCAACGTCGACGACGCCAACCGGGTCTCGGAGGAGGCCGCGAGCTCGGCCCAGGACGGCGAGCAAGCCGTCGTCAAGGCCGCCGAGGGCATGACCGCCATCAGCCGGACCATGGACGGCATCCGCGACACCATCCAGGTGCTCGACAGGCGCTCGGCCGAGATCGGGGCGATCGTCGAGGTGATCGACGACATCGCCGAGCAGACCAACCTCCTGGCCCTCAACGCCGCCATCGAGGCCGCCCGCGCCGGCGACGCGGGCCGGGGCTTCGCGGTGGTCGCCGACGAGGTGCGCAAGCTCGCCGAGCGCTCCGCCAAGGCCACTCGCGAGATCGCGGAGCTCATCAAGGGGATCCAGACCGAGACCGCCAAGGCCGTCGGCGTCACCCACCAGGGCGCCGCCACGGTCGAGCAGGGCGTCCAGCTCGCGAGCCACACCGGCGAGGCGCTCGGCCGGATCAAGGGAGCCGCACTGCGGGTCAAGGACCTGCTCGGCCAGGTCGCCACCGCCACCAGCGAGCAGACGCGCGCCGGCGGCCAGATCGTCGCGGCCACCGAGCAGATGGCCAGCGTCAACCGGCAGGTCACCACCGCGCTCGAGGAGATGAACCAGCTCACCCGCAGCGTCTCCTACGCCACCGGCGAGCAGCGACAGGGATCCGAGCAGGTGGTCCTGGCGGTCGAGAGCCTGAGCCGCAGCGCCCAGGAGGCCGCCAACGCCACCAACCAGGTCAGCGGCTCCGCCGAGGACCTGCGCGAACAGGCCCATGCCCTCCAGGAGGCCGTGGCCTTCTTCAAGGTGGACGACGCGCAGGCAGAGCTTGCGGCCTCTCCCCGGCCACGCCTCCTCGCCGGGCGCTAGCCGCCCGGCCGAAACGTCCCCGACCAGCTAGCCGCCCGGGCAGATGCCCGGGCGGCTAGCTGGCGAGATCCCAGACCATGGTCTATAAATATAGCGATCGAGCCCCCTTTCGGCCCCCTTCGCAGGCACATGACCCAGTCCTTTCGCTCCTCCGAGAACGCCTTGCCCCCCCGTGCGCCCTTCCGGCGCGCGGTGCTGGCGCTCTGCGCCGCGTCGTGCCTGGCCGGCTGCTTCAAGCTCCCCGCCCCGCGCTTCGAGCCGCCTCGCCGTGGCGGGAGCGACATCCGGCACCTGGTCGAAGGGGAGTGCAAGCTGCCCACCTCCTGCGACAACCGGGTGAGGATCCACGTCGGCGGCGAGAGCACGCACCAGGCG from Pantanalinema sp. harbors:
- a CDS encoding methyl-accepting chemotaxis protein; protein product: MKQFTSKLLFGFGLRGKLVRRIGGTAFALLMAVAAVYYLKAVAMVQAQAEATAHAQTRTAAAQVESQLKAMSRAPYQLGMLVSALPDLPYESLDRYIKHSLESTPAEHLYDLYVFYDDRSWKDKRSNVTYTRATLPNQAQLGYDYHDPQQTWYSLPKEKRRLAVTEPYFDAGATDVAMVSLTLPVERNGRFLGVVGSDFKLDSLSQSVGTLKFAAQDFEGKSQSFAFLFSQEGNLVSFPDPKALVTKDSPSQTIKSVEGGRYAALAGSKAGDVVHVKLKDGKAAIAFIEQVPLAGWTLAMVVPEAEILAPIAKFQAFGYVTLAVALLVLIVMLLMLANQIAQPLSLLSKAAEHMARGDTKVDGLLPKATEGEMGHLRDAFRAMVAHQQTMAEAAEAIASGDLSRTVVPKGASDTLGLAFARMTSNLRDVVARVRTASDVVSQGAEQIGSASGELTQTVHVQASSAEETSAAMEEMAANLHSVDSSAQDLSRKAEVIRGQSSELAAAVSQTSSAIAELAASIQQVAGNVDDANRVSEEAASSAQDGEQAVVKAAEGMTAISRTMDGIRDTIQVLDRRSAEIGAIVEVIDDIAEQTNLLALNAAIEAARAGDAGRGFAVVADEVRKLAERSAKATREIAELIKGIQTETAKAVGVTHQGAATVEQGVQLASHTGEALGRIKGAALRVKDLLGQVATATSEQTRAGGQIVAATEQMASVNRQVTTALEEMNQLTRSVSYATGEQRQGSEQVVLAVESLSRSAQEAANATNQVSGSAEDLREQAHALQEAVAFFKVDDAQAELAASPRPRLLAGR